The following proteins are co-located in the Polystyrenella longa genome:
- a CDS encoding sugar phosphate isomerase/epimerase family protein, whose amino-acid sequence MPSNQSPFPRREFLKQAGFATFSAAALSSFSWKSSTAQAAEPAGPVLKKAVKIGMVQEGETLLDKFKLVKSLGYDGIELNAPNDISTEEVIAARDESGLPIHGVVNSTHWQKTLTHPDPAIRKEGTESVIQSVQDSKAYGGTSVLIVLGKVQKDVSYQEAYDRSQAAMKEILPHAEDAGIHVLVENVWNNFLLSPMEEARYIDELDSPMAGAYFDVGNVVRFGWPEHWIRTLNKRIIKLDIKEYSRKLQFEEGTGKGFGVELGDGDCDWPAVMQALRDIEYSGWATAEVRGGDAERLKDIEQRMEKCFAS is encoded by the coding sequence ATGCCGTCCAACCAGTCACCGTTCCCTCGCCGTGAATTCCTGAAACAAGCCGGTTTTGCCACGTTCTCTGCCGCCGCTTTATCCTCGTTCAGTTGGAAGTCTTCCACTGCCCAAGCAGCTGAGCCGGCCGGCCCTGTCCTGAAGAAGGCTGTGAAAATCGGAATGGTGCAGGAAGGGGAGACGCTGCTCGATAAATTCAAACTCGTCAAGAGCCTCGGTTACGATGGCATCGAACTGAACGCACCGAATGATATTTCAACTGAAGAAGTGATCGCCGCCCGCGACGAAAGTGGATTGCCTATCCACGGTGTGGTGAACTCCACTCACTGGCAGAAAACACTCACGCACCCCGACCCGGCCATTCGAAAAGAAGGTACCGAATCGGTTATTCAGTCCGTCCAGGATTCCAAAGCCTATGGTGGAACCTCGGTTTTGATCGTATTGGGTAAAGTTCAGAAAGATGTCAGCTATCAGGAAGCTTACGACCGATCACAAGCGGCCATGAAAGAGATCCTTCCTCATGCCGAAGATGCCGGGATTCATGTCTTGGTAGAAAACGTCTGGAACAACTTCCTCTTAAGCCCAATGGAAGAAGCCCGATACATTGATGAACTCGACAGCCCCATGGCGGGAGCTTACTTCGATGTGGGTAATGTCGTTCGCTTCGGTTGGCCGGAACATTGGATTCGCACGTTGAACAAACGCATCATCAAACTCGATATTAAAGAGTACAGCCGCAAACTGCAGTTTGAAGAGGGAACCGGTAAAGGCTTTGGAGTCGAACTGGGTGATGGTGATTGCGACTGGCCCGCTGTAATGCAGGCGCTTCGGGATATCGAATATTCTGGCTGGGCAACGGCCGAGGTACGTGGTGGCGACGCGGAACGGCTGAAAGACATCGAACAACGAATGGAGAAATGTTTTGCAAGCTAG